One region of Termitidicoccus mucosus genomic DNA includes:
- a CDS encoding RHS repeat-associated core domain-containing protein — MSSSPPSPPGVLFPSGTTTEWTHLFVAITRPTGLIAGGEAVDSFTLSWTPAMSKHGTITGYEVCRDGVSIGTTSDTQLRVTGLAPGIAYLFEVRASDSAGNSSDWSTPFSFTTGQTLVGSGTTLPGAWAAQYGLSPSDVFGDPDNDGLTNIAEYNLSTNPTSYDAGTSTLGNTVPAGWPSPATGGTHAVGTTAGEFSVDKNGAATYTIPIAVTPGTAGVEPKVTLNYSSQAGAGIAGFGWSIGGLSAISRGPQTKMVDGQNRAMDFTGADRFYLDGQRLVVIGDNAYGAEGAEYRTEIESFTRVVSYGASGNSPGWFRAWTKGGLIIEFGHTDESRFRPQNQMAPLSWAVNKISDTAGNYMTFHYSVDAVSGQQVLDEIRYTGHDGDGTPSSPLLQPYASLEFVYENRPDTSFGYIHGAKISSLKRLKKIRSLYGETEVRAYTLSYTQRPYSNRSLLASITESGAGGAAYLPLTFAYSDPPGGFDVPGSAFHPPPVIAGIDGQGRLADQGVVFIDLNGDGRADCLQKLGLSGDVAAMYGYSGTVVSKAWLNTPSGWVEAIGANGQHDHRLPGSAPLSTNMKTHAETYVRLADFNNDGLIDVFDGSTGNTYLSTGTGFVLSERYSVRRPSLPNGYNDEQIVRFHIDPPELLDLDGDGRVDVSSVGSYFIYETYPGTGSLISIDASYTWFNTGGGSEADRGSAWTQAAPEHTIWTDRSHPGTRFLDLNGDGMTDILQAAGSAVHAYIKTPTGWQDDPSYHLPVLLYNYGTRPAPPGIGGEVGDLNGDGLPDVITRNSGGGANNQNAVYINTGTGWTPGPASLLSPDGIAIYHDNESRGSAILDINNDGIPDFVHRYGDGTNFTTRLGTGTSWSSNASGYQIPRMLATGTIGNPGNEFIDLNADGAADLVWAWNNGGIISKGAYINRRVNPDRLTVVTNGLGVKVSVSYAPLTAPAPEGGEPVYEKGAGATTPVADAIGPLHVVKTVSHDDGADGTYDIDYRYGGLRSHLDRGSLGFAWMQATDTRTQIRTKTHFNQEWPCIGLSTDIITQTEDDVVLSQTATDYAYLSLNGGKTVFPHISQTIQNTRELNGALTSETVTTYTYNIYGNATVVEIDTSGGGAVFTKTTTSTYADDDDWIPPAPSQTSLNCWMLGRLLSSTVTTTTPATGGGAPLVQTRTSDFGYDSTTGLLNLEIIEPGEADASPLKLTTTYTHDAFGNTVLATTTGAGLGSGRTAATTYDDIGRFPQGTSNALGQTETYEYDSALGVRLSTTGPNGLTTSWEYDGFARPVRELRADGTESITRHRWAGSGAPTGALYYMETESTGSAPAVTFYDKMGRAIATWGINPGGTDGLARIVTAETQYDEMGRAFKTSLPHYLNTPAPGWAETLLYDDLNRPLEISTPDDEALGGTVLSSIEYDGLVTRTINPLGQVEEVAKNTQGQVIRRVNNAAGTGVNKGEIHYYYDAYGSLLKTSVYREDGSTVDTTFAYDNRGRKTGMTSPDMGTWTYAYNALGELVSQTDAKGQTTTMTYDPLGRLATRTDKNSSGVVKCTTTWTYDNATTEPGTGDAKSRGRLLSVLVQTPGQPDYQETFLYDHLGRQSRLTRRIDDIDYAVNQEYDSCGRPSVTVYPGGFRVRNVYNDLGFLKEVRADGGVMPSGWLNDVRPNHRFWQADAYTVTGALKSASLGNGLASHRVISSVTGRVREVFSGAGTGCHAQYHTYNYDALGQVVNRTDYALGREETFAYDGLNRLTQWQLQGAGGTGVPPVVPKAVAISYNAIGNITQKSDYGVYSYTGVNAGPHAVTSVYDAAENLTRNYAYDGNGNMTTGAGRELAWTVFNQVETITQGATSTNFRFGAGRERIVQEHSDGTKTIYIGDLYELVINAAASFTEEKYHVWSPLGKVATRTVRSDSLIETRYHHLDALGSIVAVTDEWGRVEKRFAFDPWGKREALVDTHTGQGGKVTRGFTGHEHLDDFGLIHMNGRVFDPALGRFLSADPFVGDEGASQAYNRYSYVDNNPLNATDPSGYLSFDDVFRVIVVAAIVIAVAYSAGTAAAGLGKFWSAVAAGAAGGFTGGFVGTLAYDGSLNDALKAGLIGGAIGAATAAASSGIGTLFGNAKGIWANDYVNWTGCTLAHATVGGLVSEAQGGEFRHGFYSSAFSNGIMHGGLREFMGGDAGGWYVAARTAVAALIGGTAAELAGGKFVNGAATSAMQHLFNAEASKAEKRKHPMGVILIDQKMIDTHDPVAIEAKKRIDRINMYLERYGAPDRVILQGYNSLSDLEETIISNIDQHTKLVATIAHGIFRDPNDLTTYMRKVSVNGTAVSDIAWKDTIDQAMAAAFSKAEVMYVHCNILKYDYNTKWYNAFMGPDGYAYVSALKAYANNKNQGK, encoded by the coding sequence ATGTCATCGTCACCGCCGAGCCCGCCTGGGGTGTTATTTCCTTCCGGCACTACTACCGAGTGGACGCACTTGTTCGTAGCCATCACGCGTCCGACTGGATTGATAGCAGGCGGGGAGGCGGTCGACTCGTTCACGCTTTCATGGACTCCGGCCATGAGCAAACACGGAACCATAACCGGCTACGAAGTATGCCGGGACGGCGTGAGCATTGGCACAACGAGCGACACGCAATTGCGCGTGACCGGCTTGGCCCCTGGCATCGCCTATTTGTTCGAGGTGCGCGCCAGCGACTCGGCGGGCAATTCCTCCGATTGGAGCACGCCGTTTTCATTTACCACCGGGCAAACGCTTGTTGGCAGCGGCACTACGCTTCCCGGCGCATGGGCCGCCCAATACGGGCTTTCTCCCTCCGACGTGTTCGGCGACCCCGACAATGATGGCCTGACCAACATCGCCGAATACAATCTCAGCACCAATCCGACCAGCTATGACGCGGGCACGAGCACCTTGGGCAACACCGTGCCGGCGGGCTGGCCATCCCCCGCCACTGGCGGCACCCATGCCGTGGGAACCACCGCCGGTGAATTTTCCGTCGATAAAAATGGCGCGGCCACTTATACGATTCCCATTGCCGTCACGCCCGGCACGGCGGGCGTCGAACCGAAGGTCACGCTCAATTACAGCAGTCAGGCTGGCGCTGGCATCGCGGGCTTCGGCTGGTCCATCGGCGGCCTTTCCGCCATCTCCCGTGGGCCGCAAACCAAGATGGTGGACGGCCAGAACCGCGCGATGGACTTCACCGGCGCCGACCGTTTCTATCTCGACGGGCAGCGGCTGGTTGTCATCGGCGACAATGCCTATGGCGCGGAGGGTGCCGAATACCGCACCGAGATTGAATCCTTCACCCGCGTCGTTTCCTACGGTGCCAGCGGCAACAGCCCCGGTTGGTTCAGGGCGTGGACCAAGGGCGGCCTCATCATCGAGTTCGGCCACACCGACGAGTCGCGCTTCCGCCCGCAAAACCAGATGGCTCCGCTCTCGTGGGCCGTGAACAAAATTTCCGACACCGCCGGCAACTACATGACATTCCACTACTCGGTGGATGCCGTCAGCGGCCAGCAGGTGCTGGACGAAATCCGCTACACCGGGCACGACGGCGACGGCACGCCATCGTCACCGTTATTGCAGCCTTACGCCTCGCTGGAATTTGTCTATGAGAACCGGCCCGACACTTCTTTTGGCTACATCCACGGCGCGAAAATCTCCTCGCTCAAACGGCTCAAAAAAATCAGGTCGCTTTACGGCGAGACCGAGGTGCGCGCCTACACGCTCAGCTACACCCAGCGCCCTTACAGCAACCGTTCCTTGCTCGCGAGCATCACCGAGTCCGGGGCCGGCGGCGCAGCCTACCTTCCGCTCACCTTCGCTTATTCCGATCCACCGGGCGGCTTTGATGTGCCGGGCTCCGCCTTCCATCCGCCCCCGGTCATCGCCGGGATTGACGGCCAGGGCCGCCTGGCCGACCAAGGCGTGGTTTTTATTGATTTGAACGGCGACGGACGCGCTGATTGCCTGCAAAAACTCGGCCTCAGCGGCGACGTCGCCGCCATGTATGGATACAGCGGCACCGTCGTAAGCAAGGCCTGGCTGAACACGCCTTCGGGCTGGGTGGAGGCCATCGGTGCAAACGGTCAGCACGACCACCGGCTGCCCGGCTCGGCGCCGCTTTCAACCAATATGAAAACCCATGCCGAAACCTATGTCCGGCTCGCGGATTTTAACAACGATGGCCTGATTGACGTCTTTGATGGTAGCACGGGCAATACCTATTTGAGTACCGGGACTGGATTTGTCCTCAGTGAGCGTTACTCGGTGCGCAGGCCTTCTCTCCCAAACGGATATAATGACGAACAAATCGTGCGCTTCCATATTGATCCACCGGAATTACTCGACCTTGATGGCGACGGACGGGTGGATGTTTCATCAGTGGGTTCCTACTTCATATACGAAACATACCCCGGCACCGGCTCACTGATTTCCATAGATGCTTCTTACACCTGGTTCAACACCGGCGGCGGCAGCGAGGCGGATCGCGGTTCGGCCTGGACACAGGCAGCACCGGAGCACACCATCTGGACTGACAGGTCTCATCCCGGCACACGCTTCCTGGACCTGAACGGCGATGGCATGACGGACATTCTCCAGGCCGCCGGCTCGGCAGTTCACGCCTATATAAAAACACCAACGGGCTGGCAGGACGATCCATCCTACCATCTGCCGGTGCTGCTTTACAACTATGGCACCCGCCCGGCCCCCCCGGGGATTGGCGGCGAGGTGGGCGATCTTAACGGCGACGGGCTGCCCGATGTCATCACGCGCAACAGCGGCGGCGGCGCAAACAACCAAAATGCTGTTTATATCAACACCGGCACCGGCTGGACGCCGGGTCCGGCCAGCCTGCTTTCCCCGGACGGGATTGCGATTTATCATGACAACGAGTCACGCGGCTCCGCCATCCTGGACATCAATAACGACGGCATCCCGGATTTTGTGCATCGCTACGGGGATGGCACTAATTTTACCACGCGCCTTGGCACCGGCACCAGCTGGTCATCAAACGCGTCCGGCTATCAAATCCCGCGCATGCTGGCCACCGGCACCATCGGCAATCCCGGCAACGAGTTTATCGACCTCAACGCCGACGGTGCCGCCGATCTCGTCTGGGCGTGGAATAACGGCGGCATCATCTCCAAGGGCGCTTATATAAACCGCCGCGTGAACCCCGACCGCCTCACCGTCGTCACCAACGGCCTCGGCGTCAAGGTTTCCGTCTCCTACGCGCCGCTCACCGCGCCCGCACCGGAGGGCGGCGAGCCCGTCTATGAAAAGGGCGCCGGCGCGACCACCCCCGTGGCGGACGCCATCGGCCCCCTGCATGTCGTGAAAACCGTCTCGCATGACGACGGCGCGGACGGCACCTATGACATCGATTACCGTTACGGCGGGCTGCGTTCCCACCTCGACCGGGGCAGCCTTGGCTTTGCCTGGATGCAGGCCACCGACACCCGCACCCAAATTCGCACCAAGACTCACTTTAATCAGGAGTGGCCCTGCATTGGACTGTCGACCGACATCATCACGCAAACGGAGGATGATGTCGTTCTGTCGCAAACCGCCACCGATTACGCTTATCTTTCATTAAACGGAGGCAAAACCGTTTTCCCCCACATTTCCCAAACCATCCAGAATACCCGCGAATTAAACGGTGCACTCACGTCCGAAACCGTCACCACCTACACCTATAATATCTATGGCAACGCCACCGTAGTCGAAATCGACACTTCCGGCGGCGGGGCTGTGTTTACGAAAACCACCACCAGCACATATGCTGACGATGATGACTGGATACCACCCGCTCCCTCGCAAACATCGCTCAACTGCTGGATGCTCGGGCGGCTGCTCAGCAGCACCGTGACCACCACCACCCCGGCCACCGGCGGCGGCGCTCCGCTTGTCCAGACCCGCACCTCCGATTTTGGTTACGACTCCACCACCGGTCTCCTCAACTTGGAAATCATCGAGCCGGGCGAGGCGGACGCCTCCCCGCTCAAACTCACGACCACCTACACCCACGACGCCTTTGGCAACACGGTTTTGGCGACCACCACCGGCGCGGGCCTCGGCTCCGGGCGCACCGCCGCCACGACTTACGATGACATCGGGCGCTTCCCGCAGGGAACCAGCAACGCCCTCGGGCAAACGGAAACCTACGAATATGACTCCGCCCTCGGCGTCCGCCTTTCCACCACCGGCCCCAACGGCCTGACCACCTCGTGGGAATACGACGGCTTTGCCCGGCCCGTGCGCGAGCTCCGCGCCGACGGCACCGAGAGCATCACCCGCCACCGCTGGGCCGGCTCCGGTGCGCCGACGGGGGCCTTGTATTATATGGAAACCGAGTCCACCGGCTCCGCCCCCGCCGTCACCTTTTATGACAAGATGGGCCGCGCCATCGCCACGTGGGGCATCAACCCCGGCGGCACCGACGGCCTCGCCCGCATCGTCACCGCCGAGACGCAGTATGATGAAATGGGCCGCGCCTTCAAAACCTCGCTTCCGCATTACCTCAACACCCCCGCCCCCGGCTGGGCGGAAACGCTCCTCTACGACGATCTGAATCGCCCGCTGGAAATTTCCACGCCCGACGACGAGGCCCTGGGAGGCACGGTGCTCAGCTCCATCGAATACGACGGTCTTGTCACCCGCACTATCAATCCGCTCGGCCAGGTCGAGGAGGTCGCCAAAAACACCCAAGGGCAGGTCATCCGTCGCGTAAACAACGCCGCCGGCACCGGCGTCAACAAAGGCGAAATCCACTACTATTACGACGCCTACGGCAGTCTCCTCAAAACCTCCGTTTATCGCGAGGACGGCTCCACCGTGGACACCACCTTCGCGTATGACAATCGCGGGCGCAAAACCGGCATGACCTCGCCCGACATGGGCACATGGACTTACGCCTACAACGCCCTCGGAGAGCTCGTCTCGCAGACCGACGCCAAGGGCCAGACCACGACCATGACCTACGACCCTCTCGGGCGGCTCGCCACACGCACCGACAAAAACTCCTCCGGTGTGGTCAAATGCACCACCACGTGGACGTATGACAACGCCACCACCGAGCCCGGCACCGGCGACGCCAAAAGCCGGGGCCGGCTCCTGTCTGTCCTCGTGCAGACGCCCGGCCAGCCGGATTATCAGGAAACCTTCCTTTACGACCATCTCGGACGGCAGTCGCGCCTCACGCGCCGTATTGATGATATAGATTACGCCGTCAATCAGGAATACGATTCCTGCGGACGTCCTTCCGTGACCGTCTATCCCGGCGGTTTCCGCGTGAGGAATGTATATAATGACCTCGGCTTCCTCAAGGAAGTGCGGGCCGACGGCGGCGTCATGCCGTCGGGCTGGCTTAACGACGTGCGCCCCAATCATCGTTTCTGGCAGGCCGACGCCTATACCGTCACCGGGGCGCTGAAAAGTGCTTCGCTGGGCAACGGTCTGGCCAGCCACCGCGTGATCAGCTCCGTGACCGGACGCGTCCGCGAAGTTTTCTCCGGTGCCGGGACAGGCTGTCACGCGCAATATCACACCTATAATTACGACGCCCTCGGCCAAGTCGTGAACCGCACCGACTACGCCCTGGGCCGCGAGGAAACCTTCGCCTACGACGGCCTGAACCGGCTGACGCAATGGCAGTTGCAGGGAGCGGGTGGCACGGGCGTCCCGCCCGTGGTTCCGAAAGCCGTCGCCATTTCCTACAACGCCATCGGCAACATCACCCAAAAATCCGACTACGGCGTGTATTCCTATACCGGCGTCAACGCCGGCCCCCACGCCGTCACCTCGGTCTATGACGCCGCCGAAAACCTCACGCGCAACTACGCCTACGATGGCAACGGCAACATGACCACCGGCGCGGGCCGCGAATTGGCATGGACGGTGTTCAACCAAGTCGAAACCATCACGCAAGGCGCGACGAGCACCAACTTCCGCTTCGGCGCGGGCCGCGAGCGCATCGTGCAGGAGCACAGCGACGGCACCAAGACCATCTACATAGGCGACCTCTACGAGCTGGTGATCAACGCCGCCGCCAGCTTCACCGAGGAAAAATATCATGTCTGGTCGCCGCTGGGCAAGGTCGCCACCCGCACCGTGCGCAGCGATTCCCTCATCGAAACCCGCTACCACCATCTCGACGCCCTCGGCTCCATCGTGGCCGTCACCGACGAATGGGGCCGCGTCGAAAAACGCTTCGCCTTCGACCCGTGGGGCAAACGCGAGGCGCTGGTTGACACCCACACCGGGCAGGGCGGCAAGGTCACGCGCGGCTTCACCGGCCACGAGCATTTGGACGACTTCGGCCTCATCCACATGAACGGGCGCGTCTTCGACCCCGCGCTGGGCCGCTTTCTGTCGGCGGACCCCTTCGTGGGCGACGAGGGCGCGTCGCAGGCGTATAACCGGTATAGTTATGTGGACAACAATCCGCTCAACGCGACCGACCCGAGCGGGTATTTGAGTTTTGACGACGTCTTCCGGGTGATTGTGGTGGCGGCGATTGTGATCGCCGTGGCTTACTCGGCCGGGACGGCGGCGGCCGGTCTAGGAAAGTTTTGGAGTGCCGTGGCCGCGGGCGCCGCCGGGGGGTTCACAGGAGGCTTTGTGGGCACGCTGGCCTATGACGGCAGTCTCAACGACGCATTAAAGGCGGGACTCATTGGCGGAGCCATAGGCGCGGCGACTGCGGCGGCATCTTCCGGCATTGGAACACTGTTTGGCAATGCCAAGGGGATATGGGCAAATGATTACGTGAACTGGACCGGATGCACACTGGCCCATGCGACCGTAGGCGGCTTGGTGTCGGAAGCACAGGGCGGGGAGTTCCGGCACGGGTTCTACTCGTCGGCCTTCTCCAACGGCATCATGCACGGCGGGCTGCGGGAATTCATGGGCGGCGACGCGGGCGGCTGGTATGTCGCCGCAAGGACGGCGGTCGCCGCCCTTATCGGTGGTACCGCCGCCGAACTGGCCGGCGGAAAATTCGTCAATGGCGCGGCCACCAGCGCCATGCAGCATCTGTTTAATGCGGAGGCGAGTAAGGCCGAGAAACGCAAGCATCCGATGGGAGTTATTTTGATTGATCAGAAAATGATAGACACCCATGATCCAGTCGCCATTGAAGCCAAAAAGAGAATTGATCGTATAAATATGTACTTAGAAAGATACGGCGCACCGGATCGAGTAATATTGCAGGGTTACAATAGTTTAAGCGATTTGGAAGAGACTATTATATCCAACATAGATCAGCATACGAAGTTAGTAGCGACCATTGCACATGGTATATTTCGAGATCCCAATGATCTAACAACTTATATGAGAAAAGTGAGCGTCAACGGGACGGCTGTTAGCGATATTGCATGGAAAGATACGATCGATCAGGCCATGGCGGCAGCATTTTCAAAAGCGGAAGTTATGTATGTTCACTGCAATATTCTGAAATACGATTATAATACAAAATGGTATAATGCATTTATGGGACCGGATGGTTATGCTTATGTCAGTGCGCTTAAGGCATATGCTAATAATAAAAACCAAGGGAAATGA
- a CDS encoding Plug domain-containing protein, producing the protein MKREIAQFVIAAAIITNGYDAHSAPHPEDEVINMERITVSTGTRTERLASDAPIKTEFFLASEIKAHGGVTLADSLRLVPSARFESSCSNCGLNEIQLLGLSTDYTAILFDGAPLYSGLAKVYGADLFQQSLSTASKSSRQQLRPLRSGGHRRRRQPHHRDADAQPHQRPADLFQRRTMRTSGSLPSRPAT; encoded by the coding sequence ATGAAACGCGAAATCGCACAGTTCGTCATCGCAGCTGCAATCATAACAAATGGTTATGATGCCCACAGCGCACCTCATCCTGAGGACGAGGTCATCAACATGGAACGCATCACCGTTTCCACCGGCACGCGCACGGAGCGTTTGGCCTCTGATGCACCCATCAAAACCGAATTTTTTCTCGCTTCCGAGATTAAAGCTCACGGTGGAGTGACCCTCGCCGACAGCCTGCGGCTGGTGCCGAGCGCCCGGTTTGAGTCGAGTTGCTCCAACTGCGGTCTCAACGAAATCCAACTCCTCGGTCTCAGCACCGACTACACGGCGATCCTGTTCGACGGTGCGCCGCTCTATTCGGGACTCGCCAAGGTTTATGGCGCCGATCTTTTCCAACAATCTTTATCGACCGCATCGAAATCGTCAAGGCAGCAGCTCCGTCCTTTACGGTCCGGAGGCCATCGCCGGCGTCGTCAACCTCATCACCGCGATGCCGACGCACAACCACACCAGCGCCCTGCTGACCTATTCCAACGAAGAACGATGCGGACGAGTGGAAGTTTACCTTCAAGGCCAGCCACCTGA
- a CDS encoding TonB-dependent receptor plug domain-containing protein — protein MAESLAHKIHMLNLQWEQQLTPSLFYSVRGSYLHLQRDAFYGARADAEFTAFDEAGGFADPDNPTPAEEAALADFAADPANQAAINAVASRIWSDTRNQVLFLDGQITQKLGAHELVYGAQYRYEKLEESRPNDPALADTSDDFGTYGLFVQDIWTLLPGLELVPGVRVDRHDNVDGTIFSPRIALRYEPIDALTLRASYSAGFNAPGAYNEDLHIGVSSGGAIFLRNSPDLEEERSDSFTLGADWWVPSFGKRLVLSSTFHYTLLHDTFDIDDSDPNDTGIWERVNGPDAKVFVWENGFQWVVGRGLRLEGSISYIRARFDDPITRVTGLTTREFIERPEWTGLFSVIYEHDSGWQIASLLNYTGSMLAVGEADIYRKTPKFWELDLNVSKTFHLSPHLELKLGAGVRNLFDDRQKDLFDNGEDRDPTYLYGPVRPRTFFVTAGVEF, from the coding sequence GTGGCCGAATCGCTGGCACACAAAATCCACATGCTGAACCTGCAATGGGAACAGCAGCTCACGCCCAGCCTATTCTACTCCGTGCGCGGCTCCTATCTGCACCTGCAGCGCGACGCCTTTTATGGCGCACGAGCCGACGCCGAGTTCACCGCTTTCGACGAGGCCGGCGGATTCGCCGATCCCGACAATCCCACGCCCGCCGAGGAGGCTGCGCTGGCCGATTTCGCCGCTGATCCCGCCAATCAGGCCGCGATCAACGCCGTCGCCAGCCGCATCTGGAGCGACACGCGGAATCAAGTCCTTTTTCTCGACGGACAAATCACCCAAAAACTCGGTGCGCACGAACTCGTTTACGGTGCGCAATACCGCTACGAGAAACTGGAGGAAAGCCGCCCCAACGACCCTGCCCTCGCTGACACCAGCGACGATTTCGGCACCTACGGACTCTTCGTCCAAGACATCTGGACCCTCCTGCCCGGGCTCGAACTCGTCCCAGGCGTGCGGGTGGACCGGCATGACAACGTGGACGGCACCATCTTCTCGCCGCGCATCGCGTTGCGTTACGAGCCGATTGATGCTCTTACCCTGCGCGCCTCCTATTCGGCGGGCTTCAACGCCCCCGGCGCCTATAACGAGGATCTGCATATCGGCGTGAGCTCCGGCGGCGCCATTTTTCTGCGCAACTCTCCCGACCTCGAGGAGGAACGCTCGGATTCCTTTACGCTCGGCGCCGATTGGTGGGTTCCCTCCTTCGGCAAACGTCTCGTGCTCAGTTCGACATTTCACTACACGCTCCTGCACGACACCTTCGACATCGACGACAGCGATCCCAACGACACGGGCATTTGGGAACGCGTCAACGGCCCCGATGCCAAGGTCTTTGTCTGGGAAAACGGTTTTCAATGGGTGGTGGGCCGTGGGTTGCGCCTCGAGGGCAGCATCAGCTACATCCGCGCGCGTTTCGACGATCCCATCACCCGCGTCACCGGCCTGACCACACGCGAGTTCATCGAACGGCCCGAATGGACCGGCCTGTTTTCCGTCATCTATGAACACGATTCGGGTTGGCAGATCGCGTCCCTGCTCAACTACACGGGCAGCATGCTGGCCGTCGGGGAAGCGGACATCTATCGCAAGACTCCCAAGTTCTGGGAGCTCGATTTGAATGTCTCCAAAACTTTCCACCTCTCGCCGCACCTGGAGCTGAAACTGGGCGCTGGCGTGCGCAACCTCTTCGATGACCGCCAGAAGGATCTCTTCGATAACGGTGAAGACCGTGATCCGACCTATTTATACGGCCCGGTGCGCCCGCGCACTTTCTTCGTGACTGCCGGCGTCGAGTTCTGA
- a CDS encoding AraC family transcriptional regulator: MKRSWVDSFGPNLVSEVLVEPLECYSMQDPLIAGLTSELKRESHRERMDAFDHVAALGHCLAARVLLVLAERHKPRTAAKRQLGDATLHRVTDYIEAHLGEKITAMLAREARLSPNHFSVLFKATLGVTPEQYVLRARLLRAKALIETGSYTVNQVAYMTGFSDHSHLTVQFKRQFGVPPRAYLPRIRTT, from the coding sequence TTGAAGCGAAGCTGGGTGGATAGCTTTGGTCCCAATCTCGTCTCCGAGGTGTTGGTGGAACCACTCGAATGTTATTCGATGCAGGATCCCTTAATTGCTGGTCTGACAAGCGAATTGAAACGTGAAAGCCACCGCGAGAGAATGGACGCTTTTGACCACGTTGCCGCCTTGGGCCATTGTCTGGCCGCTCGTGTTCTCCTTGTTTTAGCGGAAAGGCACAAACCCCGGACGGCAGCCAAACGCCAGCTTGGTGACGCAACGCTCCACAGAGTTACCGACTATATCGAAGCTCATCTCGGCGAGAAAATCACCGCCATGCTGGCGCGGGAGGCTCGGCTAAGTCCGAACCATTTCAGCGTGCTGTTCAAGGCTACGCTCGGTGTCACTCCGGAGCAATATGTGTTACGCGCCCGGCTCCTTCGCGCGAAAGCCTTGATCGAAACCGGCTCTTATACGGTCAATCAAGTCGCCTACATGACTGGATTTTCGGACCACAGCCATTTGACGGTTCAGTTCAAACGACAGTTCGGAGTGCCGCCTCGTGCCTATCTGCCACGAATTCGCACGACTTAG
- a CDS encoding porin family protein — MKTHLSKLALLSIGLLSAGVMLSAQTPGFVKKTSYGMTVGANVARLNIEGMPSGTLAKSKSGFQFGAFADCAFHQNWSLIPELRYIQKGGKYESGGLIAEFELDYVEAPVNVAFKIDMGDGGRALLFGGVYLAGKVADKAEIGGQREGIDDVKTLDYGLNLGAGYQYGRFSLKLQYSKGLANISDTSGITVKNKECVSLSVGCSF, encoded by the coding sequence ATGAAAACACACCTGTCCAAACTGGCCCTGTTGTCCATCGGCCTGCTCTCCGCCGGCGTGATGCTGTCCGCGCAAACCCCCGGCTTCGTCAAAAAAACCAGCTACGGCATGACCGTCGGCGCGAACGTCGCGCGGCTGAACATCGAAGGGATGCCCTCCGGCACCTTGGCCAAATCCAAGAGCGGTTTCCAGTTTGGAGCCTTCGCCGACTGCGCCTTCCATCAAAACTGGTCGCTGATTCCCGAGTTGCGTTACATCCAGAAGGGCGGGAAATATGAATCCGGCGGACTAATCGCCGAATTCGAGCTGGACTATGTGGAGGCTCCCGTGAACGTGGCTTTCAAAATCGACATGGGCGACGGCGGCAGGGCGCTGCTTTTCGGCGGCGTGTATCTGGCCGGCAAAGTGGCTGACAAGGCCGAGATCGGGGGACAACGCGAGGGCATAGATGACGTCAAAACCCTCGACTACGGCCTGAATCTTGGCGCGGGCTACCAATACGGCAGGTTTTCCTTGAAACTCCAATACAGCAAGGGGCTGGCGAACATCAGCGACACTTCCGGCATCACGGTCAAAAACAAGGAATGTGTCTCCTTGTCAGTCGGCTGCTCGTTTTGA